The following are from one region of the Carassius auratus strain Wakin chromosome 13, ASM336829v1, whole genome shotgun sequence genome:
- the LOC113112310 gene encoding heparan sulfate glucosamine 3-O-sulfotransferase 1-like, translated as MANLLSYVLFLALRTFAAPPEYIQVWPGGSTSDPRDSGNDTVGPSLVPPPGTSKHAPHSIIIGVRKGGTRALLEMLDIHPGVAAAATEVHFFDWDDNYAKGFEWYQDQMPYSYPNQITVEKTPGYFTSPVAPARIHAMNSSIRLLLILRDPTERVISDYTQVYFNRLENHKPVQAIENMLVKNGALNTRYKAIQRSLYDVHMRNWLQHFPLEQIHIVDGDTLIHDPLPELQRVERFLDVPPRIMASNFYFNQTKGFYCIRSDGQERCLHESKGRPHPPVNSTVLRQLRLYLRQHNRNFYRLIGRTFNWQ; from the coding sequence ATGGCTAATCTTCTGAGCTATGTTTTGTTCCTGGCGCTCCGGACGTTTGCTGCTCCGCCAGAGTACATCCAAGTGTGGCCCGGCGGCTCGACGTCAGACCCAAGAGATTCGGGCAACGATACGGTCGGCCCTTCTTTAGTTCCCCCTCCAGGAACAAGCAAACACGCTCCTCACAGCATCATCATCGGCGTGCGGAAAGGAGGCACCAGAGCTTTGCTAGAAATGCTGGATATCCATCCCGGAGTGGCGGCGGCCGCGACTGAAGTTCACTTCTTCGACTGGGACGACAACTACGCCAAAGGCTTCGAATGGTACCAGGACCAAATGCCCTATTCGTACCCAAATCAGATCACCGTTGAAAAGACGCCGGGGTACTTCACGTCTCCGGTGGCGCCTGCACGGATTCATGCTATGAACTCTTCCATCAGACTCTTGCTGATCTTGAGAGACCCGACGGAGAGAGTCATATCGGACTATACACAAGTCTACTTCAACCGCTTGGAGAACCACAAACCCGTTCAGGCCATTGAGAACATGCTAGTCAAGAACGGCGCGCTAAACACGCGCTACAAAGCCATCCAGCGCAGTCTTTACGACGTCCACATGAGGAACTGGCTTCAGCACTTTCCTCTGGAGCAGATCCACATTGTGGACGGGGATACGCTGATCCACGATCCCTTACCGGAGCTCCAGCGAGTCGAACGCTTCTTGGATGTACCGCCTCGGATTATGGCGTCCAACTTCTATTTTAACCAGACCAAAGGCTTCTACTGCATTCGCAGCGATGGCCAGGAGAGATGCCTGCACGAGTCCAAAGGACGTCCGCATCCGCCGGTTAACAGCACTGTGTTGCGACAGTTGCGTTTGTACTTGCGCCAACACAATCGGAACTTCTACCGACTTATAGGACGTACCTTTAACTGGCAGTAG